The DNA segment atatatatatatatatatatatatgtgtgtgtgtatgtatgtatgtatatgtttgcatatatatatatatatatatataagtataggtatatacatctatatataggaatatatttatgtatacatatatatataaaatctgtatgtatatatatgcatatgcatatagatgtatgtatatacagttgtatataggtatatatttatattttttctcgctctttctatatatttctctctcactcgcgccctccatatacatatacctatatatatgtaagtgtgtgtcctGCGTTTGAGTTAGCGGATGTTTGTCTccgcatatgtatgcgtatgtgaacgtgtatatttgtctgcatgtgtacgtgtgcatccatgtgtctgtttttatatgcataagatgcatacgcatacatatacatagatatacatatatacatatatatccaactatatacctatatctgtatacatgtatacatacatgtgcttttttgtccctctctttcactGTAGAATCTCTAATTTCTAATACGTATGAGGTTAAACAGTTGATTATAACTTatctcaaatatttatatatttttgaaaggCCTTTTCACAGTATTGCACTTAGGAGTTAAAATTAAACATCAATCATGCTGCTTATATTTATTTGGCCATCAACAAAAGTTTGCTTCAGTTTTCTTTACAGGGTCCGTTGATTCAGAAATAACTATTGTTGCAAGCCTAATCCTCAGAAGCTGGACGCTCAATCCTTGAACGAAACATAGATTATGTTATTAGTGTTTATTCAAACAATCCAAACGTCCTACAGAGGGCCCTGGAAGATTTCTATTGGCAGGATCCGTTCGTACACACACCACCACTCCTGCATGCGGAACCCTCGGCAGTTGGACGTCCTGCCGACTGGGTGTAGGTCCAGATGCTGTAGCCATCCTTCACCTGCCACTGGCATACGAGCTGGACACAGAGAGTCCTCAGACACGGATTTCGACTCATAGGCTTCCGACTTGCCAGTTTGCTTTTGGCACTGTTCGTCCATGGAGACGATTTCACCTGGCAGCTGGGAAGACAGGGGGATTTTCTCTCCTATTTGGGTCGTCTGAAGGCAGGAACCGTCGTCACTGCTCATATAGTCCTTCATCAGTTTCTGTGAACACGACGAAAAGAACAGCTTGTTCGATTTACCTGAAACGTAGCTCATTATGTAGCCGTCGTCCCACGAACAAGCTTCAGCCCCATCTTTGCCATCATGAGGAGAGCCAAGATTGTGTGCTACTTCATGGGCGGCAGTCATCACGCCCACATAGTAAGCCCCCATATCCTCACCCATGCCAGTGTTGAAAGAGCGTTTGTTACCGCTGGCCACAATACATGCGGCTCCTTTCCAGGCAATGCCAGCTAAGCCCTCCTTAATCATGCCAGATTCCACATCAGCCATGTCCTTGCCCGTTATTAGGTAGGCCACATCATAAGCAGGCAGTGAAGCTTTCTTCTGGAAGGACAAatgagatcgagagtgagagagagaaacagcagtgtaaaaggaaaacgaactaatgcgaacgaaagaacgagaaagcgagggagagaaaacgtGAGATTTAGTAAAACACACCGAGAATGAGAGATAACGaagtaaagagagatggagaaaaatatggagggatggagaaattCGACTCTCTTTGTGCTCCCCTCTCGCTCTGTCCCAGTTTTGATCTATAGTTAGATCTTGCTACAAAATAGAAACATCAGACAGTACCTAACAACCACACTTGAGAACGTGTGGTGCGTTGTGTGTTAGCAATGCAGTGAGCATCGCAAGACCCCACATTTCATCGGCATGAGATATTAGCACATCATAAGATAAAACCTCACCATCAGCTCGAGATAGGCAGAGACTGCTAGAAATCCATTGGAAATGTCTTGATGAGTGTATGTTATTAAtgatggacatatatacattttaactcagttaatagaaaaagaaaatgcgtgAATCTATATCACTACTAAACATGTAGCATACACAGGAAGGCCTTAAAGCAGTTGAAAATCTTTCGCAATGAAATTACCGCGAGGTCACTTAGGGACGCATATGCGTCGCGGTTGATCCGCCGCGAGGGCGATTAAAGGGTTAATTGAAGAATTTGTTTACTCACGTGCGTCCCTTATCCATATAAAAAGGTCAGAAATCCTGTTGGCGACATTCGCATCTGGATCACCATGAAGACTACATTCATCCTGATCTCGGTCTTGGCTGCCTTCGGCCATGCCTCGGTGCTTCGAAGCTCCTCGGTGGAGCGAGCGCC comes from the Penaeus chinensis breed Huanghai No. 1 chromosome 32, ASM1920278v2, whole genome shotgun sequence genome and includes:
- the LOC125042342 gene encoding venom metalloproteinase antarease-like TpachMP_A; its protein translation is MADVESGMIKEGLAGIAWKGAACIVASGNKRSFNTGMGEDMGAYYVGVMTAAHEVAHNLGSPHDGKDGAEACSWDDGYIMSYVSGKSNKLFFSSCSQKLMKDYMSSDDGSCLQTTQIGEKIPLSSQLPGEIVSMDEQCQKQTGKSEAYESKSVSEDSLCPARMPVAGEGWLQHLDLHPVGRTSNCRGFRMQEWWCVYERILPIEIFQGPL